TATGCCGAATGCAATAATACCATGCTTCCATCCAGATAAATACGTCTTCTATGACTTTGCTCACCCTTCCCAGAAAGCCTACGAAGTAATATCTAAACCTATTGTCTATCAGATAGCGAAAGGCCTTGCCTAGCTAATTCCTTATTTCCTACAATGTTTTATTATAATCTTTGAAAATTATCACCATATCgataaatatatgtaaatgtatAAGATTCATGACAATCTATTCGTTTTTCTTATAGTAAACAATGTATAATTCAAATTACAGGCTTTTAAATATTGTCCATTTTATATAACCCAAGAACAAAAGTGTTTGTTTACAAATGTGCATCAAACAGATAAATCCGGGAAAGGCTATATATAGCACCAATTGCAAGCTTGTGAATTCGATTAATAGAAGTTTTGATTCAAGTAACAACGTGAGCTACGATTGTTCCCAgcaaatttattcaaatcaaaccaaataacaaaaaatatttactcCGATCCTTCGGGCTAAAGTGAATTAAAAATCTCCGCCCTcggaaatatttttttggtatctaTAGGTACACCCATATTCCGATTCTTCACTCGTGAGTCGTGAGCATTATGCAGACGTGATTATATAAGATCAATTAGCATATTTTGTCTCATAAGACATTTTACctattcaaaaaacaaaatcatgtaGGTTAATATTTGAAAcagacaaaattaaaaaggctGTAGATAATTAAGGTTAAAATGCATTAAGGAAAACACTAaagataattgtttttcttatatgattaAAACAGTAGATATGTGTTACAGAGGCAAGTATAAGTAGGTTTTCGGGaccagaggaagaagaaacgacGATAATGTTgatttacatttaaaataatgATTCAGGAAAAAACACTTATAAAAACACACAGCAtaaataatcttttatttataaaaacatgtacatcaacaacaacaaaagtgtACTGAATTATTTCATCtcattataattaaattttgattttagattAAATGCGGtggatatttgtttttccttaGCTAGTGTCGGAATTATATATCCCTCAACAAACTAGAGAGTCGTATAATCAACATACACAATATGTGGTGGGATTAATATTGCATgcatgttttgttaatattgcaTAGTCATcatatatagcaaaaaaaaaaaaaaaaaaattgtatagtCATGCGACTCATGCCTATCAAGTCTCCTTTAAATCAgtagtctttgttttttcttctttcacacGGATTGCATTGTTTCTATATCCCTTTTTCGTTGTTGGAATACACCACTTACTactttttgtaaacaaaatttaaacattttttccttctcatcAAACGTCTAAATAAAATTACGGGAAATATTAATCTACTAACAAATTAATggaataatcaaatatttttcacaaCACACTTTTCATCTCCTACGACATTCCCATATTCATTGCCGGTCACGTATGTGAATCACGTGGCTTAACTCTTCCCGTATTTTACttcaaaattaagaactaataaaataaatacatactAATCGAGTGTCTTATAGTCTCTATATATAACAGCAAAAATCCCTTCCAACATATTTGCCATTTACACTTCTTCAAGTTTTCCATATACTAATGGGGAGGTTTCATAAATTTCCTCTCCTAGGTTTAGTTCTGTTCCTCGGTCTGACCGGCTCACTTATCGCCGCCAATGAGTATGCCTGTTCTAGTACCGATATACACTTTACTCGTGCCAATTTCCCTAAAGGTTTCATTTTTGGTACCGCAACTGCTGCTTTTCAGGTACCACATATCACATATGCATTAGAATTATCATATACATTATAGTCATAGTTTATTGTATCGAATAAAAGTTGGTTTAGTGAAGAAACTTCTAAAAATAGGTACCGATGTATGTGGTAAACTAAATAGGTTGAAGGAGCTGTAAATGAAGGATGTAGAGGTCCAAGCATGTGGGACGTATACACCAAGAAATTCCCACGTCTCtttcactctctctttctcttttttttttttttaaattcaatttgaCTTAATGAAATAATGTCAATATAAAatcatctgttttttttttcccttttaaaaatttatttacagatAAATGTAATTATCACAATGCCGACGTTGCTGTCGATTTCTACCATCGTTACAAGGTATTAATCATGTTATTTACCCCTACCTTATATGTGCTTGTGAAGCGATCTCTTGAAATTACgttaatgtttaaatttatattcaaCAGGAAGATATCAAGTTGATGAAAAATCTGAACACTGATGGCTTTAGATTTTCCATTGCATGGCCCAGAATATTCCCCCGTAAGTTATTAAAAAtctcaacaaattatatttcacTGGTTGATCATAACATTAGTTGATTATAATAAAAGTAAGgaaataataacattttttaaataaattaaaataacagATGGTAGGATGGAGAAAGGAATAAGCAAAGCAGGTGTGCAGTATTACCACGATCTGATCGATGAGCTCCTCGCAAAtggtaatttttgtttttcactaCTTAAACTTCAGAAACTCTAAATTACATCAAAAACATTACTAATGCTAcctctaaatttattttcaaaattcaggTATAACACCATTAGTAACTGTTTTTCACTGGGACACTCCTCAAGACTTAGAAGATGAATATGGTGGCTTTTTAAGCGACCGCATAATGtaagaattttttattaatttctacAACTTTATCGTCTACAACTCAAACACGATTAaccttttctatatataaattcagAAAGGATTTTACGGAGTATGCAAACTTCACATTCCAAGAGTACGGAGACAAAGTGAAGCATTGGATCACATTTAACGAACCATGGGTGTTCAGTCGAGCTGGCTACGACATTGGGAACAAAGCACCGGGACGTTGTTCTAAGTACATCAAAGAACATGGAGAGATGTGTCACGATGGACGGTCAGGACACGAAGCTTATATCGTTAGTCATAACATGCTCTTGGCACATGCCGATGCCGTTGATGCCTTTAGGAAATGCGACAAGGtttctatataaacataaactaGCCTCATTTAAATTCTATTGTGAATATTTTTACGTAGTTTAATGAACGAGTACTACTTATAAACATTTATTTCTAATTGTTTCTAGTGCAAAGGTGGTAAAATTGGGATTGCTCACAGTCCAGCTTGGTTTGAGGCTCATGAGCTCTCGGATGAAGAGCACGAAACTCCTGTAACTGGCCTGATTGACTTCATATTGGGATggtaaaaaatatcatttactattttaccctttagtatcaaaatttaaaatatatgacaaATACTATTCTGACTCCACAGGCATTTGCATCCGACCACATATGGAGATTATCCACAATCAATGAAGGATCACATCGGACATCGACTGCCGAAATTCACAGAGGCACAGAAAGAGAAGTTGAAAAATTCAGCTGATTTTGTAGGAATCAACTATTACACATCAGTGTTTGCATTGCACGACGAAGAGCCAGATCCTTCGCAACCAAGTTGGCAGAGTGATTCTCTCGTGGACTGGGAAcgtaagtttcttttttactgttttcttaatttcgatgcatatataatttatatagttaGACTATTTTCAATGTTCTCACtttgattaattttgtttatacttattcctttttttccaGCAAGGTATGTGGATAAATTCAATGCTTTTGCTAACAAGGTATACtataactaattttgttattatttaaaatataatattgaaatactaaaattgatgttttaaaaaaataaaaataatactttctcttttttttagcCTGATGTTGCTAAAGTGGAAGTCTACGCAAAGGGTTTGAGGAGCCTCTTGAAATATATCAAGGACAAATACGGCAATCCTGAAATCATGATCACCGAGAATGGTTAGAAAAACGTTTATAATCTAATTTAgtctcaaaatcatataatcgatttctatatatctttcttttctttacttgTATATAAGTATTTGAGTTTTGAATATGTTTGACGTAAGGATACGGAGAGGATCTAGGTGAGCAAGACACAAGCCTTGTAGTGGCGCTGTCAGATCAGCACAGAACATACTATATCCAGAAACATCTCTTGAGCTTGCACGAAGCAATTTGGTAtgttaaaaaatcatattttgagttttaattcGATGAAAATATGCCAATTATTTTCTTCAGATGgactaatgttttttttgttcgtgtGTTTTAATGCAGCGATGATAAAGTAAACGTTACAGGGTATTTTCATTGGTCATTGATGGACAATTTTGAATGGCAAGATGGATACAAGGCGAGATTTGGGCTCTACTACGTcgattacaaaaataatttgacgCGCCACGAAAAATTATCAGCCCAGTGGTACTCGAGTTTCCTCCACGATGGATCAAAAGAGTTCGAAATCGAGCACGAGTTCGAACACGATGAGTTGTAGAGTGAATTCTCTACAAACAGACTTTGAAAATTTgagtcatatatatattatatattcataaactATTTGTTTACAGTTTGCTGCAGTGAATGCATTTCCATATTCAAGTAAATAAATCAGATACTCAATATACAGACAAGTAAAGTTTGGATTGTGTTGTAGTAAGTATTTGGATAGTTGAATATTGAGATCAAGGGTATTCACGAAGATTCCGTACTAGTTATTGATATTTTCTATTGCATATTT
This sequence is a window from Arabidopsis thaliana chromosome 1 sequence. Protein-coding genes within it:
- the ATA27 gene encoding Glycosyl hydrolase superfamily protein (ATA27; FUNCTIONS IN: cation binding, hydrolase activity, hydrolyzing O-glycosyl compounds, catalytic activity; INVOLVED IN: carbohydrate metabolic process; LOCATED IN: endoplasmic reticulum lumen, membrane; EXPRESSED IN: 7 plant structures; EXPRESSED DURING: 4 anthesis, petal differentiation and expansion stage; CONTAINS InterPro DOMAIN/s: Glycoside hydrolase, family 1 (InterPro:IPR001360), Glycoside hydrolase, family 1, active site (InterPro:IPR018120), Glycoside hydrolase, catalytic core (InterPro:IPR017853), Glycoside hydrolase, subgroup, catalytic core (InterPro:IPR013781); BEST Arabidopsis thaliana protein match is: beta glucosidase 19 (TAIR:AT3G21370.1); Has 11431 Blast hits to 11011 proteins in 1475 species: Archae - 142; Bacteria - 7924; Metazoa - 708; Fungi - 203; Plants - 1456; Viruses - 0; Other Eukaryotes - 998 (source: NCBI BLink).); protein product: MGRFHKFPLLGLVLFLGLTGSLIAANEYACSSTDIHFTRANFPKGFIFGTATAAFQVEGAVNEGCRGPSMWDVYTKKFPHKCNYHNADVAVDFYHRYKEDIKLMKNLNTDGFRFSIAWPRIFPHGRMEKGISKAGVQYYHDLIDELLANGITPLVTVFHWDTPQDLEDEYGGFLSDRIIKDFTEYANFTFQEYGDKVKHWITFNEPWVFSRAGYDIGNKAPGRCSKYIKEHGEMCHDGRSGHEAYIVSHNMLLAHADAVDAFRKCDKCKGGKIGIAHSPAWFEAHELSDEEHETPVTGLIDFILGWHLHPTTYGDYPQSMKDHIGHRLPKFTEAQKEKLKNSADFVGINYYTSVFALHDEEPDPSQPSWQSDSLVDWEPRYVDKFNAFANKPDVAKVEVYAKGLRSLLKYIKDKYGNPEIMITENGYGEDLGEQDTSLVVALSDQHRTYYIQKHLLSLHEAICDDKVNVTGYFHWSLMDNFEWQDGYKARFGLYYVDYKNNLTRHEKLSAQWYSSFLHDGSKEFEIEHEFEHDEL